The following are from one region of the Primulina eburnea isolate SZY01 chromosome 17, ASM2296580v1, whole genome shotgun sequence genome:
- the LOC140817684 gene encoding 1-aminocyclopropane-1-carboxylate oxidase 1-like, whose product MDIPVIDLNGLDGEKRSEMMALLHEACEKWGFFMVDNHGVEKDLMERVKHLMNLRYKNNMKDEFESSEMAKRLESNGFIKEKDWESTFFIKHRPSSNIHELTGLSIDLIKTMEEYIDQLIKLAEKLSELMCENLGIEKNHIMKAFSGSQGNYVGTKVAIYPQCPRPELIRGLREHTDAGGIILLLQDDQVPGLEFFKDGKWVKIPPSKQNKIFVNIGDQIEILSNGVYKSVTHRVMAMKDGNRLSIATFYNPAGDAIISPAPKLLLPNCICFQDYLNLYMKTKFGDKGLRFQSLKDSVNGHQSILSTED is encoded by the exons aTGGATATCCCTGTGATTGACCTCAACGGCCTCGACGGTGAGAAGAGAAGTGAAATGATGGCACTTCTCCACGAGGCTTGTGAGAAATGGGGTTTCTTTATG GTTGATAACCATGGAGTTGAGAAAGATCTCATGGAGAGAGTGAAGCACTTGATGAATCTGCGTTATAAAAACAATATGAAAGATGAGTTTGAGAGCTCAGAAATGGCAAAGAGATTGGAAAGCAATGGATTTATCAAGGAAAAAGATTGGGAAAGCACCTTCTTCATAAAGCATCGCCCGAGTTCTAACATCCATGAACTTACCGGCCTCTCGATAGACCTCAT AAAAACAATGGAAGAATACATCGATCAGCTAATTAAGCTGGCGGAAAAGCTTTCAGAGTTGATGTGTGAGAACCTGGGAATAGAGAAGAATCACATTATGAAGGCATTTTCAGGAAGTCAGGGAAATTATGTGGGAACAAAAGTGGCAATATACCCTCAATGCCCACGCCCTGAACTTATTAGAGGCCTTCGAGAGCATACAGATGCTGGGGGTATAATTCTCTTGCTCCAAGATGACCAAGTCCCGGGTCTCGAGTTCTTCAAAGATGGGAAATGGGTAAAAATCCCGCCTTCCAAGCAGAACAAGATATTTGTTAATATTGGTGATCAGATCGAAATATTAAGCAATGGAGTGTACAAGAGTGTTACACACCGAGTTATGGCCATGAAGGATGGTAACCGGCTCTCCATTGCCACCTTCTACAACCCTGCAGGAGATGCGATAATATCTCCGGCACCAAAGCTATTACTTCCCAATTGCATCTGCTTCCAAGATTATCTTAATCTTTATATGAAAACCAAGTTTGGAGACAAGGGTCTTCGGTTTCAGTCCCTGAAGGATTCGGTCAATGGACATCAAAGCATTCTTTCCACAGAGGACTGA
- the LOC140817687 gene encoding tetraspanin-2-like — protein MALSNNITAILNFVALMCSIPIMASGIWLASKTDNECIHWLRWPLIFIGIAFLLVSLTGFVGAYWKKEGLLGVYLVCMAILIVGLLVLIVLAFIVTRPDGAYSVPGVGFREYRLEGFSSWLRDHVTGSDSWGKIRACLQDTQTCPKLAQEYVSAADFFAAHLSPIQSGCCKPPMVCGFQYSNPITWIGPSNAAAASDCIIWNNDPSQLCYNCDSCKAGLLGSLRHTWRKVNIILIITVVVLIWVYLIACSAYKNAQTEELFRRYKQGWA, from the exons ATGGCATTGAGCAACAACATTACAGCAATCCTGAACTTCGTGGCCTTGATGTGCTCGATCCCGATAATGGCCTCCGGCATATGGCTGGCTTCCAAGACGGACAACGAGTGCATCCACTGGCTCCGGTGGCCGCTGATCTTCATCGGGATCGCGTTCTTGCTGGTGTCCCTTACTGGGTTCGTGGGGGCGTACTGGAAGAAGGAGGGGCTTCTGGGCGTGTACTTGGTGTGCATGGCTATACTTATCGTGGGGCTTCTCGTGCTGATTGTGCTTGCTTTCATCGTCACGCGCCCCGATGGCGCGTACTCCGTGCCTGGGGTGGGGTTCCGGGAGTACAGGCTGGAGGGCTTCTCGTCTTGGCTGAGGGATCATGTTACGGGGAGTGATAGCTGGGGGAAGATAAGGGCTTGTTTGCAGGATACCCAAACATGCCCTAAGCTAGCCCAGGAGTATGTTTCTGCTGCTGATTTCTTTGCTGCTCATCTCTCTCCTATTCAG TCAGGGTGCTGTAAGCCTCCAATGGTTTGCGGATTCCAATACTCGAACCCCATAACGTGGATCGGGCCATCGAATGCTGCAGCAGCATCTGACTGCATTATTTGGAACAATGATCCCAGCCAGTTGTGCTACAACTGCGATTCTTGCAAAGCTGGTTTACTAGGGAGCTTGAGACATACATGGAGGAAAGTGAACATTATACTAATTATCACAGTGGTGGTTCTGATATGGGTTTATCTCATAGCTTGCAGCGCATACAAGAATGCTCAAACCGAAGAACTTTTTCGCCGATACAAACAGGGCTGGGCTTAA
- the LOC140817685 gene encoding uncharacterized protein isoform X3 has protein sequence MIGILRSHVLFQLMNMAGNLASKSFIASARQKGAIEKVLENVEWPEKFPFKEEDFLRFDESPDTVFYDNPRFVTHIDDPAIAALTKYYSTNFPPSDTPGVAVLDMCSSWVSHYPKGYKQSRIVGMGLNEQELKKNPVLTEYVVQDLNVNPKLPFEDNAFDVITNVVSVDYLTKPLDVFKEMSRILKPGGLAIMSFSNRCFWTKAISIWTSTGDADHAMIVGAYFHYAGGFEPPKAVDISPNPGRTDPMYVVYSRKLAIA, from the exons ATGATTGGTATTTTACGTTCCCATGTGTTGTTTCAG CTCATGAACATGGCTGGGAATCTTGCCTCTAAATCTTTCATTGCTTCGGCCAGGCAGAAGGGTGCTATCGAAAAG GTGTTGGAGAATGTGGAATGGCCAGAGAAATTTCCCTTCAAGGAAGAGGATTTTCTGCGTTTTGATGA GTCACCAGATACTGTGTTCTATGATAATCCACGTTTTGTGACTCATATTGACGATCCGGCCATTGCTGCTCTCACCAAGTACTACTCGACGAATTTTCCGCCAAGTGATACTCCGGGAGTAGCTGTTCTTGACATGTGCAGCAGTTGG GTCAGTCATTATCCTAAAGGATATAAGCAATCCAGGATAGTGGGAATGGGATTGAATGAACAAGAGCTAAAGAAAAATCCA GTCTTGACAGAGTATGTTGTGCAAGATTTAAATGTCAATCCTAAACTCCCCTTTGAAGACAACGCCTTCGATGTTATTACAAATGTG GTTAGTGTCGACTACCTTACGAAGCCTCTCGACGTTTTCAAGGAGATGTCCCGGATCCTTAAACCAGGCGGACTTGCCATTATGAG CTTCTCGAATCGCTGTTTCTGGACAAAGGCAATCTCAATATGGACATCAACTGGAGATGCTGATCATGCAATGATAGTTGGTGCTTATTTCCATTATGCCGGAGGTTTTGAGCCACCTAAG GCTGTGGATATATCTCCAAACCCTGGTCGAACTGATCCAATGTACGTCGTGTACTCAAGAAAACTAGCAATCGCCTGA
- the LOC140817685 gene encoding uncharacterized protein isoform X2 has product MIGILRSHVLFQVILMNMAGNLASKSFIASARQKGAIEKVLENVEWPEKFPFKEEDFLRFDESPDTVFYDNPRFVTHIDDPAIAALTKYYSTNFPPSDTPGVAVLDMCSSWVSHYPKGYKQSRIVGMGLNEQELKKNPVLTEYVVQDLNVNPKLPFEDNAFDVITNVVSVDYLTKPLDVFKEMSRILKPGGLAIMSFSNRCFWTKAISIWTSTGDADHAMIVGAYFHYAGGFEPPKAVDISPNPGRTDPMYVVYSRKLAIA; this is encoded by the exons ATGATTGGTATTTTACGTTCCCATGTGTTGTTTCAGGTAATC CTCATGAACATGGCTGGGAATCTTGCCTCTAAATCTTTCATTGCTTCGGCCAGGCAGAAGGGTGCTATCGAAAAG GTGTTGGAGAATGTGGAATGGCCAGAGAAATTTCCCTTCAAGGAAGAGGATTTTCTGCGTTTTGATGA GTCACCAGATACTGTGTTCTATGATAATCCACGTTTTGTGACTCATATTGACGATCCGGCCATTGCTGCTCTCACCAAGTACTACTCGACGAATTTTCCGCCAAGTGATACTCCGGGAGTAGCTGTTCTTGACATGTGCAGCAGTTGG GTCAGTCATTATCCTAAAGGATATAAGCAATCCAGGATAGTGGGAATGGGATTGAATGAACAAGAGCTAAAGAAAAATCCA GTCTTGACAGAGTATGTTGTGCAAGATTTAAATGTCAATCCTAAACTCCCCTTTGAAGACAACGCCTTCGATGTTATTACAAATGTG GTTAGTGTCGACTACCTTACGAAGCCTCTCGACGTTTTCAAGGAGATGTCCCGGATCCTTAAACCAGGCGGACTTGCCATTATGAG CTTCTCGAATCGCTGTTTCTGGACAAAGGCAATCTCAATATGGACATCAACTGGAGATGCTGATCATGCAATGATAGTTGGTGCTTATTTCCATTATGCCGGAGGTTTTGAGCCACCTAAG GCTGTGGATATATCTCCAAACCCTGGTCGAACTGATCCAATGTACGTCGTGTACTCAAGAAAACTAGCAATCGCCTGA
- the LOC140817685 gene encoding uncharacterized protein isoform X1, which translates to MASMLGIRLQYRPRNLAGVNFSCLPAFTFISVPQFSARINGFKASRRVLITAGLPFFSQLMNMAGNLASKSFIASARQKGAIEKVLENVEWPEKFPFKEEDFLRFDESPDTVFYDNPRFVTHIDDPAIAALTKYYSTNFPPSDTPGVAVLDMCSSWVSHYPKGYKQSRIVGMGLNEQELKKNPVLTEYVVQDLNVNPKLPFEDNAFDVITNVVSVDYLTKPLDVFKEMSRILKPGGLAIMSFSNRCFWTKAISIWTSTGDADHAMIVGAYFHYAGGFEPPKAVDISPNPGRTDPMYVVYSRKLAIA; encoded by the exons ATGGCTAGTATGTTGGGCATCAGACTGCAGTATAGGCCAAGAAATTTAGCGGGCGTTAATTTTTCTTGCCTACCCGCATTTACTTTCATCTCTGTTCCTCAATTTTCAGCGAGAATTAATGGATTTAAAGCATCTCGTAGGGTTTTGATTACTGCTGGATTGCCATTTTTTTCGCAGCTCATGAACATGGCTGGGAATCTTGCCTCTAAATCTTTCATTGCTTCGGCCAGGCAGAAGGGTGCTATCGAAAAG GTGTTGGAGAATGTGGAATGGCCAGAGAAATTTCCCTTCAAGGAAGAGGATTTTCTGCGTTTTGATGA GTCACCAGATACTGTGTTCTATGATAATCCACGTTTTGTGACTCATATTGACGATCCGGCCATTGCTGCTCTCACCAAGTACTACTCGACGAATTTTCCGCCAAGTGATACTCCGGGAGTAGCTGTTCTTGACATGTGCAGCAGTTGG GTCAGTCATTATCCTAAAGGATATAAGCAATCCAGGATAGTGGGAATGGGATTGAATGAACAAGAGCTAAAGAAAAATCCA GTCTTGACAGAGTATGTTGTGCAAGATTTAAATGTCAATCCTAAACTCCCCTTTGAAGACAACGCCTTCGATGTTATTACAAATGTG GTTAGTGTCGACTACCTTACGAAGCCTCTCGACGTTTTCAAGGAGATGTCCCGGATCCTTAAACCAGGCGGACTTGCCATTATGAG CTTCTCGAATCGCTGTTTCTGGACAAAGGCAATCTCAATATGGACATCAACTGGAGATGCTGATCATGCAATGATAGTTGGTGCTTATTTCCATTATGCCGGAGGTTTTGAGCCACCTAAG GCTGTGGATATATCTCCAAACCCTGGTCGAACTGATCCAATGTACGTCGTGTACTCAAGAAAACTAGCAATCGCCTGA
- the LOC140818540 gene encoding cytidine deaminase 1-like isoform X1, whose protein sequence is MDSKVSQFVTDASEAESMAKSLSLPSVQHLLPHLVNSAQSLARPPISNFHVGAVGLGSDGRVFFGVNLEFPGVPLHHSVHAEQFLITNLAVHRCPRLLSLAVSAAPCGHCRQFLQELRLSSSLKIHITADSEDCTENLELNGGLKDLTFKPLPEILPNPFGPHDLLDQETPLLLESHHNRLDLSTINDASNPRNRCDGNSNVGKLSNDNGEKHDLHEARLRKSALEAANSAYAPYSGCPSGVALMDCEGKVYRGSYIESAAYNPSLGPVQAALVAYVAGGVGGYERIVAAVLVEKEVAKVRQEDTARMILKAISPKCELKGYLEKLLRPMVCSVNLWWSSRRGDRKSETHPKIISRGRLNTSEETKLVVLKR, encoded by the exons ATGGATTCCAAGGTATCCCAATTCGTTACAGATGCTTCAGAAGCAGAATCCATGGCCAAATCCTTGAGCCTTCCATCTGTGCAGCACCTTCTTCCCCACCTCGTCAACTCTGCCCAGTCATTAGCTCGCCCACCCATCTCCAACTTCCATGTCGGCGCCGTAGGACTCGGTTCCGACGGCCGTGTGTTCTTCGGCGTCAATCTTGAATTTCCTGGGGTGCCGTTGCATCACTCCGTGCACGCGGAGCAGTTTCTTATCACCAATCTTGCGGTCCACCGCTGCCCTCGTCTCCTCTCGCTTGCCGTCTCTGCGGCACCCTGTGGCCACTGCCGGCAATTCTTGCAGGAGCTCCGCCTCTCCTCCTCCTTGAAAATCCACATCACCGCCGATTCGGAAGATTGTACAGAAAATCTTGAATTGAACGGTGGGCTTAAAGATCTCACCTTCAAGCCCTTGCCAGAAATTCTACCGAATCCGTTCGGCCCGCATGATTTGCTGGATCAAGAAACTCCTCTTCTCCTTGAATCCCATCACAATCGGTTGGATCTGTCAACAATAAATGATGCGTCAAACCCGAGAAATCGTTGCGATGGGAATTCGAATGTGGGAAAATTGAGTAATGACAATGGTGAAAAACACGATCTTCACGAAGCCCGGTTGAGAAAATCGGCGTTGGAAGCTGCTAACAGTGCATATGCTCCCTACAGCGGTTGCCCGTCTGGGGTGGCGCTGATGGATTGTGAAGGGAAAGTGTACAGGGGTTCTTACATCGAGTCTGCAGCGTATAATCCGAGTCTAGGTCCGGTGCAGGCGGCATTGGTGGCATATGTGGCGGGAGGTGTCGGTGGCTATGAGAGGATTGTGGCGGCGGTATTAGTGGAGAAGGAGGTGGCTAAAGTGAGGCAGGAGGATACCGCGAGAATGATCTTGAAGGCGATTTCGCCCAAGTGTGAGCTCAAG GGCTATCTCGAGAAGTTGTTGAGGCCGATGGTTTGCAGTGTGAATTTGTGGTGGAGCAGCCGCAGAGGGGATCGGAAGTCCGAGACGCACCCAAAAATTATATCGAGGGGGCGGCTCAATACATCTGAGGAAACAAAACTAGTAGTTTTGAAAAGATAA
- the LOC140818540 gene encoding cytidine deaminase 1-like isoform X2, with translation MDSKVSQFVTDASEAESMAKSLSLPSVQHLLPHLVNSAQSLARPPISNFHVGAVGLGSDGRVFFGVNLEFPGVPLHHSVHAEQFLITNLAVHRCPRLLSLAVSAAPCGHCRQFLQELRLSSSLKIHITADSEDCTENLELNGGLKDLTFKPLPEILPNPFGPHDLLDQETPLLLESHHNRLDLSTINDASNPRNRCDGNSNVGKLSNDNGEKHDLHEARLRKSALEAANSAYAPYSGCPSGVALMDCEGKVYRGSYIESAAYNPSLGPVQAALVAYVAGGVGGYERIVAAVLVEKEVAKVRQEDTARMILKAISPKCELKPC, from the exons ATGGATTCCAAGGTATCCCAATTCGTTACAGATGCTTCAGAAGCAGAATCCATGGCCAAATCCTTGAGCCTTCCATCTGTGCAGCACCTTCTTCCCCACCTCGTCAACTCTGCCCAGTCATTAGCTCGCCCACCCATCTCCAACTTCCATGTCGGCGCCGTAGGACTCGGTTCCGACGGCCGTGTGTTCTTCGGCGTCAATCTTGAATTTCCTGGGGTGCCGTTGCATCACTCCGTGCACGCGGAGCAGTTTCTTATCACCAATCTTGCGGTCCACCGCTGCCCTCGTCTCCTCTCGCTTGCCGTCTCTGCGGCACCCTGTGGCCACTGCCGGCAATTCTTGCAGGAGCTCCGCCTCTCCTCCTCCTTGAAAATCCACATCACCGCCGATTCGGAAGATTGTACAGAAAATCTTGAATTGAACGGTGGGCTTAAAGATCTCACCTTCAAGCCCTTGCCAGAAATTCTACCGAATCCGTTCGGCCCGCATGATTTGCTGGATCAAGAAACTCCTCTTCTCCTTGAATCCCATCACAATCGGTTGGATCTGTCAACAATAAATGATGCGTCAAACCCGAGAAATCGTTGCGATGGGAATTCGAATGTGGGAAAATTGAGTAATGACAATGGTGAAAAACACGATCTTCACGAAGCCCGGTTGAGAAAATCGGCGTTGGAAGCTGCTAACAGTGCATATGCTCCCTACAGCGGTTGCCCGTCTGGGGTGGCGCTGATGGATTGTGAAGGGAAAGTGTACAGGGGTTCTTACATCGAGTCTGCAGCGTATAATCCGAGTCTAGGTCCGGTGCAGGCGGCATTGGTGGCATATGTGGCGGGAGGTGTCGGTGGCTATGAGAGGATTGTGGCGGCGGTATTAGTGGAGAAGGAGGTGGCTAAAGTGAGGCAGGAGGATACCGCGAGAATGATCTTGAAGGCGATTTCGCCCAAGTGTGAGCTCAAG CCATGCTGA